In Bombus affinis isolate iyBomAffi1 chromosome 11, iyBomAffi1.2, whole genome shotgun sequence, one genomic interval encodes:
- the LOC126921983 gene encoding zinc transporter 7 yields MLPLSHKDSKNLGSRIKEKLLGWKRLIFSDKNTRNLFLFLLLNLSFACVELMYGIWTNSLGLISDSFHMFFDCTGLLFGLAASVITKWRANERYSYGYVRAEVLGGFVNALLLFFIALFIMSEAVERAIEPPEIKHERLLVVSILGLIVNLVGMYVFRHGHGHSHGMGHSHSHSHGNQAHSHLNHSHSHDHHDIEIDPSFSGTNSQIMKGVFLHILADTLGSVGVIISAVLMRLFGWFIADPICSMLISVLIVLSVLSLMKDSWEILMQRQPAALDHILPQCYNKVTQLAGVYSVQDPHFWTLCSDVYVGCLKLEVARTVEPKYVVAHTQMIFQAAGVRHLTIQLDYAPM; encoded by the coding sequence ATGCTTCCACTTTCGCACAAAGATTCAAAGAATCTTGGCAGCAGGATAAAGGAGAAGCTGCTGGGATGGAAACGTTTAATATTCTCTGATAAAAATACcaggaatttatttttatttcttttattgaaTTTATCCTTTGCTTGTGTTGAATTAATGTATGGAATATGGACAAACAGTTTGGGTTTAATATCAGACAGTTTCCATATGTTCTTTGATTGTACTGGTTTATTATTTGGCTTGGCTGCATCAGTTATTACAAAGTGGAGAGCAAACGAACGATACTCCTATGGCTATGTTAGAGCAGAAGTTCTGGGAGGATTTGTTAATGCACTGCTTCTGTTCTTTATTGCTCTCTTCATTATGTCAGAAGCTGTGGAAAGAGCCATTGAGCCTCCAGAGATAAAACACGAAAGACTTCTGGTTGTGTCCATTCTGGGATTAATAGTTAATTTAGTAGGAATGTATGTATTCCGTCATGGTCATGGACATAGCCATGGAATGGGACATAGTCACTCTCATTCTCATGGAAATCAGGCACATTCTCACTTGAATCATAGCCACAGTCACGATCATCACGATATTGAAATCGATCCATCGTTCAGTGGTACAAACTCTCAAATTATGAAAGGAGTTTTTTTGCATATCTTAGCAGATACTCTTGGATCTGTGGGTGTAATTATATCAGCAGTGCTGATGCGCTTGTTTGGCTGGTTTATAGCTGATCCAATTTGTTCCATGCTGATCTCAGTATTGATAGTTTTAAGTGTGCTTTCCCTGATGAAAGATTCGTGGGAAATACTGATGCAAAGGCAACCAGCTGCATTGGACCACATTTTACCACAGTGTTATAACAAAGTGACTCAATTAGCTGGGGTATATAGTGTGCAAGATCCACATTTCTGGACACTGTGCTCAGATGTGTACGTTGGGTGCTTGAAATTGGAAGTTGCCAGAACAGTAGAGCCTAAATACGTTGTAGCACACACACAAATGATTTTCCAAGCAGCTGGAGTAAGGCATCTAACTATTCAGTTAGATTATGCACCTATGTGA
- the LOC126922000 gene encoding 40S ribosomal protein S25, protein MPPKKDTKGSSKQPQKTQKKKEGGSGGKAKKKKWSKGKVRDKLNNQVLFDKGTYEKLLKEVPQYKLITPSIVSERLKIRGSLARRALIELQQKGLIKQVVQHHAQLIYTRTTKGDDPAA, encoded by the exons ATG CCTCCGAAAAAGGATACTAAGGGGTCTTCAAAGCAGCCACAAAAAACACAAAAGAAGAAGGAAGGTGGATCTGGTGGCAAAGCCAAGAAGAAG AAGTGGTCTAAGGGAAAAGTACGTGATAAGTTAAACAATCAGGTTTTGTTTGACAAAGGCACATATGAAAAACTACTCAAGGAAGTGCCACAATACAAATTGATCACACCCTCCATTGTTAGTGAAAGGTTAAAAATTCGTGGATCACTTGCTAGGAGAGCACTGATTGAATTGCAACAAAAAGGACTTATTAAGCAAGTTGTACAGCATCATGCACAACTAATTTACACACGTACCACCAAAGGTGATGATCCGGCTGCGTAA
- the LOC126921982 gene encoding testis-specific serine/threonine-protein kinase 1 isoform X1, translating to MATQLSPRNSEVNALEQRGYLIGKKIGQGSYATVHLAEYVDGTSSKKLRLACKIFDKEKAPLDFLNKFFPRELEILTKIENPHIIQVHSILQRGPRVFIFMRYADNGDLLDFVKRNGVVPEQQSKLWFRQMASGLHYLHGKNIAHRDLKCENILLSRKFNVKLADFGFARFCVDHEGRRVLSETYCGSAAYAAPEVVSGTPYNPKLADVWSLGIILFIMLNASMPFDDSNLKKLLKDQMSRNWMFRSRVRETVSALAKSIVKHILEPDITLRLTLERVLGHEWVRTKKEKPGSLTGRLVHSAPPIHAQTCGGGGNLVGAGAAGGGNVPVVLRGLPSFKNTENQNHGTIVNATDNAGKDTQLSAIE from the exons ATGGCCACGCAACTCAGCCCCCGAAATTCGGAGGTGAACGCTCTTGAGCAGCGGGGCTACCTTATTGGCAAAAAAATCGGACAG GGCTCGTATGCGACCGTACACCTGGCGGAATATGTGGACGGAACGAGCTCGAAGAAATTGCGATTAGCTTGTAAGATATTCGACAAAGAAAAAGCACCGCTCGATTTCCTCAACAAGTTCTTTCCTCGTGAACTCGAAATCCTTACAAAGATTGAAAATCCTCATATAATTCAA GTGCATAGTATATTGCAGCGTGGTCCAAGAGTCTTCATATTCATGCGCTATGCGGACAATGGTGACCTCCTGGATTTTGTAAAAAGAAATGGTGTTGTACCGGAACAACAATCGAAGCTTTGGTTCAGACAAATGGCTTCCGGTCTGCACTACCTCCACGGGAAGAATATCGCCCACCGTGACCTTAAATGTGAGAACATTCTGTTATCCAGGAAGTTCAATGTCAAGCTTGCAGACTTTGGTTTTGCGAGATTCTGCGTTGATCACGAAGGTAGACGCGTTCTCAGCGAGACTTATTGTGGCTCTGCGGCATACGCTGCACCGGAAGTTGTTTCCGGTACCCCCTACAACCCAAAACTGGCCGACGTCTGGTCCCTTGGGATAATCCTATTTATCATGCTAAACGCCTCCATGCCCTTCGACGATTCGAAcctaaagaaacttttgaagGATCAGATGTCGAGGAACTGGATGTTTCGATCCCGAGTGCGGGAAACGGTATCTGCACTGGCAAAGAGTATCGTGAAACACATTCTGGAACCAGACATTACTTTGAGGCTAACGCTAGAAAGGGTTCTAGGCCATGAATGGGTACGCACGAAAAAAGAGAAACCTGGATCTCTTACTGGTCGATTAGTACATTCAGCACCGCCTATTCACGCGCAG ACTTGTGGAGGCGGAGGAAATTTAGTTGGAGCAGGGGCTGCAGGGGGTGGCAACGTACCCGTAGTACTAAGAGGATTACCGTCATTCAAGAATACTGAGAATCAAAATCATGGTACCATCGTAAATGCTACGGACAATGCGGGAAAAGATACACAGTTGTCTGCCATTGAATGA
- the LOC126921982 gene encoding testis-specific serine/threonine-protein kinase 2 isoform X2, translating into MATQLSPRNSEVNALEQRGYLIGKKIGQVHSILQRGPRVFIFMRYADNGDLLDFVKRNGVVPEQQSKLWFRQMASGLHYLHGKNIAHRDLKCENILLSRKFNVKLADFGFARFCVDHEGRRVLSETYCGSAAYAAPEVVSGTPYNPKLADVWSLGIILFIMLNASMPFDDSNLKKLLKDQMSRNWMFRSRVRETVSALAKSIVKHILEPDITLRLTLERVLGHEWVRTKKEKPGSLTGRLVHSAPPIHAQTCGGGGNLVGAGAAGGGNVPVVLRGLPSFKNTENQNHGTIVNATDNAGKDTQLSAIE; encoded by the exons ATGGCCACGCAACTCAGCCCCCGAAATTCGGAGGTGAACGCTCTTGAGCAGCGGGGCTACCTTATTGGCAAAAAAATCGGACAG GTGCATAGTATATTGCAGCGTGGTCCAAGAGTCTTCATATTCATGCGCTATGCGGACAATGGTGACCTCCTGGATTTTGTAAAAAGAAATGGTGTTGTACCGGAACAACAATCGAAGCTTTGGTTCAGACAAATGGCTTCCGGTCTGCACTACCTCCACGGGAAGAATATCGCCCACCGTGACCTTAAATGTGAGAACATTCTGTTATCCAGGAAGTTCAATGTCAAGCTTGCAGACTTTGGTTTTGCGAGATTCTGCGTTGATCACGAAGGTAGACGCGTTCTCAGCGAGACTTATTGTGGCTCTGCGGCATACGCTGCACCGGAAGTTGTTTCCGGTACCCCCTACAACCCAAAACTGGCCGACGTCTGGTCCCTTGGGATAATCCTATTTATCATGCTAAACGCCTCCATGCCCTTCGACGATTCGAAcctaaagaaacttttgaagGATCAGATGTCGAGGAACTGGATGTTTCGATCCCGAGTGCGGGAAACGGTATCTGCACTGGCAAAGAGTATCGTGAAACACATTCTGGAACCAGACATTACTTTGAGGCTAACGCTAGAAAGGGTTCTAGGCCATGAATGGGTACGCACGAAAAAAGAGAAACCTGGATCTCTTACTGGTCGATTAGTACATTCAGCACCGCCTATTCACGCGCAG ACTTGTGGAGGCGGAGGAAATTTAGTTGGAGCAGGGGCTGCAGGGGGTGGCAACGTACCCGTAGTACTAAGAGGATTACCGTCATTCAAGAATACTGAGAATCAAAATCATGGTACCATCGTAAATGCTACGGACAATGCGGGAAAAGATACACAGTTGTCTGCCATTGAATGA
- the LOC126921961 gene encoding unc-112-related protein-like isoform X2, with protein MDWSDHALWWPERNHWLTRTRSTLDQYGVAADALLHFTPMHKTLRVQLPDTRCLDCKVDFSVKTFNAVINLCKELGIRHPEELSFCKPLESNHLKYNLKDLPAKKKIENQKNGHWNVPADTNTFIPVSQSPRGSTGSLDQSSPFMCAPVTPNNRNHSTPISSPVSQTGTWKRNNNSSGFGSTGSFNANNSTMSLEVLNGGLSESLAQSPTTISPEVRAKLIRPKNLVERARMNVAWLDSSLSIMEQGIREFDTLRLKFKFYSFYDLNPKTDAVRINMIYEQAKWQLHAEEIDCTEEEMLMFAALQVQVNLQASVPQPSYDSNGASSPVEDDIDAALTDLQVTLEGSNISNGPSDITQVPELCDYLRFLKPKRFTLKAFKRYWVTCRDLQLRLYKSREETNSTESPAHVINLRGCEVTPDVHLSQGRYGIRLEVPSAEGMTEMWIRCDNEQQYAKWMAACRLAAKGRSLADASYESEVNSITAFLQLQRPAPAPAINPSALDIVPEDYVAPRFAKKFKGKLVQRILEAHANVKDLPLIEAKLNYIKAWQSLPEYGISLFVVRFAGKSKDELLGIANNRLMRMELHSGDHLKTWRYNTMKAWNVNWEVKHMMVQFEEESIIFECQSADCKVVHEFIGGYIFLSMRSKEANQTLNEEMFHKLTGGWV; from the exons ATGGACTGGTCGGATCACGCGTTATGGTGGCCCGAGAGGAATCACTGGCTCACCAGAACGAGAAGCACTTTGGATCAGTATGGTGTTGCCGCGGATGCGCTTCTCCACTTCACACCGATGCACAAAACTCTGAGAGTACAGTTGCCGGACACGCGTTGCCTCGACTGCAAGGTCGACTTCTCCGTAAAGACGTTCAACGCCGTGATTAATCTGTGCAAAGAACTTG GTATCAGACATCCAGAAGAATTATCGTTTTGCAAACCGCTTGAGTCGAATCActtgaaatataatttgaaaGATCTTCCGGCGAAGAAGAAGATCGAGAATCAGAAGAACGGCCATTGGAACGTCCCCGCGGACACGAACACGTTCATCCCAGTGAGTCAGAGTCCCAGAGGATCGACGGGCAGTCTGGACCAGAGCAGCCCTTTCATGTGCGCGCCGGTCACACCCAACAACAGAAATCACAGCACGCCGATCAGCTCGCCCGTCTCG CAAACCGGTACCTGGAAGAGGAACAATAACTCGTCGGGTTTTGGTAGCACCGGATCGTTCAATGCGAACAATAGCACTATGAGTCTTGAGGTATTGAACGGTGGGCTGTCCGAGTCTCTAGCCCAGAGTCCGACCACGATCTCACCGGAGGTACGGGCAAAATTGATCAGGCCGAAGAACCTCGTGGAACGCGCCAGGATGAACGTGGCCTGGCTCGATTCGTCCTTGTCGATCATGGAACAGGGAATACGCGAATTCGACACCCTGAGGCTGAAATTCAAGTTCTACTCCTTCTACGATCTGAACCCGAAGACGGACGCTGTCAGGATCAACATGATTTACGAGCAGGCCAAATGGCAGCTGCACGCCGAGGAAATCGACTGTACCGAGGAGGAAATGCTCATGTTCGCTGCGCTGCAG GTGCAAGTGAATCTTCAGGCGAGCGTACCGCAGCCGAGTTACGACAGCAATGGCGCCTCCTCACCGGTCGAGGACGACATTGACGCTGCCTTGACGGACCTTCAAGTCACTTTAGAGGGCAGTAATATTAGTAATGGCCCCAGCGACATCACCCAGGTGCCCGAGTTGTGCGACTACCTTCGCTTTTTGAAGCCGAAGCGCTTCACCTTGAAGGCATTTAAGCGCTACTGGGTCACGTGCAGGGACCTTCAGCTGAGGCTATACAAGAGTCGGGAGGAGACGAATAGCACCGAGTCGCCTGCCCACGTGATCAATTTGCGTGGATGCGAGGTCACGCCCGATGTCCATCTCTCGCAAGGTCGTTACGGGATCAGGTTGGAGGTGCCCAGTGCCGAGGGCATGACCGAGATGTGGATCAGATGCGACAAT GAACAACAATATGCGAAATGGATGGCGGCGTGCAGATTGGCGGCAAAGGGGCGTTCTCTCGCAGATGCCTCTTACGAAAGCGAGGTAAACAGTATCACGGCTTTCTTACAATTGCAAAGGCCCGCCCCTGCACCTGCGATCAATCCCAGCGCTCTTGATATTGTGCCCGAAGATTACGTCGCGCCTAGATTCGCGAAGAAGTTCAAAGGAAAG CTGGTTCAGAGGATTTTGGAGGCACACGCTAACGTGAAAGATCTGCCTCTAATCGAGGCCAAATTGAACTACATTAAAGCGTGGCAATCTCTTCCCGAGTATGGGATCTCTCTGTTTGTAGTTAGATTCGCTGGAAAGAGTAAAGACGAACTGTTGGGGATCGCTAATAATAGGCTGATGCGGATGGAGCTGCACAGTGGTGATCACTTGAAAACTTGGAGATACAATACGATGAAG GCATGGAACGTAAACTGGGAAGTAAAACATATGATGGTTCAATTCGAGGAAGAGAGTATTATCTTTGAGTGCCAGTCTGCAGACTGTAAAGTCGTTCACGAATTCATTGGAGGATATATATTCTTGTCGATGCGATCGAAAGAGGCGAATCAAACGTTGAACGAAGAGATGTTCCACAAGCTAACCGGTGGATGGGTTTAG
- the LOC126921961 gene encoding unc-112-related protein-like isoform X1 translates to MYSDGHEVDGSWVLRVYVTDLQVERSLRVKGELHIGGVMLRLVEDLDIAMDWSDHALWWPERNHWLTRTRSTLDQYGVAADALLHFTPMHKTLRVQLPDTRCLDCKVDFSVKTFNAVINLCKELGIRHPEELSFCKPLESNHLKYNLKDLPAKKKIENQKNGHWNVPADTNTFIPVSQSPRGSTGSLDQSSPFMCAPVTPNNRNHSTPISSPVSQTGTWKRNNNSSGFGSTGSFNANNSTMSLEVLNGGLSESLAQSPTTISPEVRAKLIRPKNLVERARMNVAWLDSSLSIMEQGIREFDTLRLKFKFYSFYDLNPKTDAVRINMIYEQAKWQLHAEEIDCTEEEMLMFAALQVQVNLQASVPQPSYDSNGASSPVEDDIDAALTDLQVTLEGSNISNGPSDITQVPELCDYLRFLKPKRFTLKAFKRYWVTCRDLQLRLYKSREETNSTESPAHVINLRGCEVTPDVHLSQGRYGIRLEVPSAEGMTEMWIRCDNEQQYAKWMAACRLAAKGRSLADASYESEVNSITAFLQLQRPAPAPAINPSALDIVPEDYVAPRFAKKFKGKLVQRILEAHANVKDLPLIEAKLNYIKAWQSLPEYGISLFVVRFAGKSKDELLGIANNRLMRMELHSGDHLKTWRYNTMKAWNVNWEVKHMMVQFEEESIIFECQSADCKVVHEFIGGYIFLSMRSKEANQTLNEEMFHKLTGGWV, encoded by the exons ATATCGCCATGGACTGGTCGGATCACGCGTTATGGTGGCCCGAGAGGAATCACTGGCTCACCAGAACGAGAAGCACTTTGGATCAGTATGGTGTTGCCGCGGATGCGCTTCTCCACTTCACACCGATGCACAAAACTCTGAGAGTACAGTTGCCGGACACGCGTTGCCTCGACTGCAAGGTCGACTTCTCCGTAAAGACGTTCAACGCCGTGATTAATCTGTGCAAAGAACTTG GTATCAGACATCCAGAAGAATTATCGTTTTGCAAACCGCTTGAGTCGAATCActtgaaatataatttgaaaGATCTTCCGGCGAAGAAGAAGATCGAGAATCAGAAGAACGGCCATTGGAACGTCCCCGCGGACACGAACACGTTCATCCCAGTGAGTCAGAGTCCCAGAGGATCGACGGGCAGTCTGGACCAGAGCAGCCCTTTCATGTGCGCGCCGGTCACACCCAACAACAGAAATCACAGCACGCCGATCAGCTCGCCCGTCTCG CAAACCGGTACCTGGAAGAGGAACAATAACTCGTCGGGTTTTGGTAGCACCGGATCGTTCAATGCGAACAATAGCACTATGAGTCTTGAGGTATTGAACGGTGGGCTGTCCGAGTCTCTAGCCCAGAGTCCGACCACGATCTCACCGGAGGTACGGGCAAAATTGATCAGGCCGAAGAACCTCGTGGAACGCGCCAGGATGAACGTGGCCTGGCTCGATTCGTCCTTGTCGATCATGGAACAGGGAATACGCGAATTCGACACCCTGAGGCTGAAATTCAAGTTCTACTCCTTCTACGATCTGAACCCGAAGACGGACGCTGTCAGGATCAACATGATTTACGAGCAGGCCAAATGGCAGCTGCACGCCGAGGAAATCGACTGTACCGAGGAGGAAATGCTCATGTTCGCTGCGCTGCAG GTGCAAGTGAATCTTCAGGCGAGCGTACCGCAGCCGAGTTACGACAGCAATGGCGCCTCCTCACCGGTCGAGGACGACATTGACGCTGCCTTGACGGACCTTCAAGTCACTTTAGAGGGCAGTAATATTAGTAATGGCCCCAGCGACATCACCCAGGTGCCCGAGTTGTGCGACTACCTTCGCTTTTTGAAGCCGAAGCGCTTCACCTTGAAGGCATTTAAGCGCTACTGGGTCACGTGCAGGGACCTTCAGCTGAGGCTATACAAGAGTCGGGAGGAGACGAATAGCACCGAGTCGCCTGCCCACGTGATCAATTTGCGTGGATGCGAGGTCACGCCCGATGTCCATCTCTCGCAAGGTCGTTACGGGATCAGGTTGGAGGTGCCCAGTGCCGAGGGCATGACCGAGATGTGGATCAGATGCGACAAT GAACAACAATATGCGAAATGGATGGCGGCGTGCAGATTGGCGGCAAAGGGGCGTTCTCTCGCAGATGCCTCTTACGAAAGCGAGGTAAACAGTATCACGGCTTTCTTACAATTGCAAAGGCCCGCCCCTGCACCTGCGATCAATCCCAGCGCTCTTGATATTGTGCCCGAAGATTACGTCGCGCCTAGATTCGCGAAGAAGTTCAAAGGAAAG CTGGTTCAGAGGATTTTGGAGGCACACGCTAACGTGAAAGATCTGCCTCTAATCGAGGCCAAATTGAACTACATTAAAGCGTGGCAATCTCTTCCCGAGTATGGGATCTCTCTGTTTGTAGTTAGATTCGCTGGAAAGAGTAAAGACGAACTGTTGGGGATCGCTAATAATAGGCTGATGCGGATGGAGCTGCACAGTGGTGATCACTTGAAAACTTGGAGATACAATACGATGAAG GCATGGAACGTAAACTGGGAAGTAAAACATATGATGGTTCAATTCGAGGAAGAGAGTATTATCTTTGAGTGCCAGTCTGCAGACTGTAAAGTCGTTCACGAATTCATTGGAGGATATATATTCTTGTCGATGCGATCGAAAGAGGCGAATCAAACGTTGAACGAAGAGATGTTCCACAAGCTAACCGGTGGATGGGTTTAG